One genomic segment of Mangifera indica cultivar Alphonso chromosome 6, CATAS_Mindica_2.1, whole genome shotgun sequence includes these proteins:
- the LOC123218164 gene encoding thioredoxin O2, mitochondrial, whose protein sequence is MRGNAVSIVLQRFLLHRQVSFLGSSQSQLKKTLISASKSFSSPTSVSPKIPISNNHISAFSTQKIPCFQLQRTLCSSPDGASKIVLIKSGEEFDSSLSKVKDDSMPAIFYFTAVWCGPCRFLSPVMEELSAKYPHVKTYKIDIDQEGLGSTLGKLNITAVPTLLFFNNGKKAAEIIGADVARLKDTMEKLYKKN, encoded by the exons ATGAGAGGAAATGCAGTTTCAATTGTGCTGCAAAGATTTCTTCTTCATCGCCAAGTTTCCTTTCTGGGTTCTTCACAATCTCAGctgaaaaaaaccctaatttcagcTTCAAAATCATTCTCATCACCCACCTCTGTAAGTCCCAAAATACCCATTTCCAATAATCATATTTCTGCCTTCTCCACCCAAAAGATTCCATGTTTTCAGCTCCAGAGAACCCTCTGCTCATCCCCAGATG GTGCCTCTAAAATTGTTCTCATCAAGTCAGGAGAAGAGTTTGACAGCTCACTTAGCAAAGTTAAAG ATGATTCTATGCCGGCAATATTTTATTTCACTGCTGTATGGTGTGGGCCCT GCAGGTTTCTATCTCCTGTCATGGAAGAATTGAGTGCAAAATACCCTCATGTAAAGACATATAAGATTGACATTGATCAG GAAGGCCTTGGAAGCACATTGGGCAAGCTAAATATTACTGCTGTG CCAACACTTCTTTTCTTTAATAATGGGAAAAAGGCAGCTGAAATAATCGGTGCGGATGTTGCACGCCTGAAGGACACTATGGAAAAACTTTACAA GAAGAActga